aaattcgaagagtttatcgggaaaaaataaaggacacattttcaaccccttttggcgcttgcatcacaaaagattacagccgaaaagtaattatgaaatcgtcacaatcccgctgatatttgaggtagaaataggcgcaaaaagtatcatgaattcggccatgtggtgcatcttttaagaacgcacttacgaaattcgaagagtttatcgggaaaaaataaaggacacattttcaaccccttttggcgcgtgcatcagaaaatattacagccgaagtaatttatgaaatcgtcacaatctcgctaatatttgaggtggaaatgggcgcaaaaaggattgcgaattcggccctgcatgtcgtgtacctttcaagaacgcatgcacaaatgtgaatagattatcgggagaaaaataaagaatcccttgtagcgcgtgcatcagaaaatatcacagctaaaataattcattaaatcgtcgcaatccaactgaccaccaagagcaggttacgcagcaagttcgtgcgccgatgtttagaaaaagtcacaaacgcatttgatacaatctgattttgttcattatcattttacactgtaattcacaaacaaacattctattttttcctttcttttttttttatttcttgtgcaataaatattgcaagttttcaaaaaaaaaaaaaatctttaaaatgtacattggtgggggagggggtgcgtccataaaaaacaagaaaataagtttgcaagtcatttaatgttttttttttaggttgtcgttgttgaccggtaaattttctgttcggaccggtaaaaaatggtaaaacggggcatttaccggtccgacagagacaggttggaccggcagaaaaaatgggttagtgtgcagccctgggttacacatgcatacaccaagtgtaaaaaaataataaccctgctggcattgcataaatatgagggaaatagtaaaattttgaagtgttgcacttgacctttgacccttgacctttgaccccatgaaccctacattctctagataatcacttccagtcagtacatgtatatactatgttccatgaagataccttgaacaattttccaaggcacggagaaaaaaaagaagttttgatatttttacttgaccttttgacctttgacctttgacctcatgacccaaactttcaccagagaatcttaattgggtaatacatgtatacactaagtttcaggaaaatatcttcaggcattcaatacatatggcgaaaatagtgaaattgcatgtatttgaccctgaccttttgacctttgacctttgacctcatgacgcaaactttcaccagagaatcttaattgggtaatacatgtatacactaagtttcaagaaaatatcttcaggcattcaatagatatgatggaaaaagtgaaattttatgtatttgaccttgaccttttgacctttgaccttgagcatgtgcacccaaaagttgataggcacaacttcaccccctaatacacatacatgccaagtttcattaggatacctcaacaggttttgatagttaccttgtccacaaaattcattacggacggacggacggacggacggacggacaacccgaaaacataatgcctccggcaccactacgtggcggaggcataaaaacacccTTCACCCTACTACTACCTAGTAACATAAGTCATAAGAATCAATCCCtacccccatccccctccccccccccccccccccccacttaagACATTCACACTCAAATACTTGGCAAGCTTTTTAATGCAGGCGACACTTCCTAGTGAGAACTAGTATGCCCCAAATCAAACCTTAAGAGTCACCTTCCTATAAAGTTCTTAGACTGAAAATGCTACCCTGGGTGAAATACAACACCTTGCAAAGGCCCTGTCatcttattgttattattatcatcatcgccatcattaccatcataaccatcatcaccatcgtcatcattgtcgtcatcatcgtcatgatcatcatcataaccaaagtaatcatcataatcatcattgtcatcatcatcatcatcgtgaccatcatcaccattatcatcacaatCAATTTCATCAGAAGAGTGAGTCAAAGACCATCATAATAAACTGGATATCTTTTGtccaaagaaaggaaaaggaggGTGGGGGAGAGAGTGGATGTTGCATCAGCGAGGGTCGGTTGCTTACTTGCGCACGTGACTGGCCATGTCCAGCTTCCCCCACTCGGGCCTGTGAATGTGCTGAACCTGGTTGATGATGCGCAGGGTCAGGTCGTTGCCCATGATGATCTCGCGCAGGAAAGCCAGCGTCTGCTGCTGGGGCTCAAACTTGCGGATGAGGAGCAGGTAGAAGCTGCGCACTGCCTTCGTCAGCGCTATGGTGGctgcaaacagaagaaaacaaaacagagttGATATGGCTCATTCATAGGTCAAAGATAGAGCTGATACAGGCAATAATACTCATCCTTTGCTAGAATATTTTAAAGTCAACTTACTGTTCCTTTAAAAACTGTCAAGATAAATTTTTCAATCTGGGCCAATTCCAGTGAGATTCATTTGAGTATAATGTCACAGGTGAAAGAAGTATTGCAGAATCTCtctaaaaagaaaattcatgtTCTGAATTTCATCCTCGTTAAGACAATGCTAGATTCATAAAGATTTTACACCACAACTTATCCATACTTACAGAGTGGTTTTCGACAAAAGAAGAAATCAGATATGACAGCAAAGATAATGAGAGAAAGGACAGACTGATAAAAACTTTGGTGGCATGGTAGAAAGGAATGAAGAGTGAGTATATTACACATGCATCACAAGGGATAGATGTACATACCCAGCACAGTCTTCATGTGGATGGCATCAGTGCTCTGTGGATTTGTGGTAAACTGCTGAATGGCATTCAACATCTGTCTCAGCGTGGACATCTGGAGGCTTAGACTGCAATTCcaaatatatgtataaacaCTATTATAAGAAAAACTATAATATATCCATACATTTCCACTACAAACAAACTCTATAAGTTGGAAATCATTTTAGAAGGATAGCTGCTCTTTTAGTCTTACGGTGCTTCTACTTTAATTAACTCAAATATCAATACTGCTTGGTTGTTTCTTTTCTATACTTCGCAAGTATCATCTGTAAAATCATGCATAGCGATTCATATGATTGACCATTTGATGCAACGCCTAAAAAGTTACACTATTTCCTAATAAAAACTCTTCAAATCCTTTATCAGTCTATAAAATTTCTTATAATCTCTCCACTAAGCTTGCATTCCACATTACTATCAGCATTGTATGAAACTTCATTGTCTCCATGCTTGGAATATGCAGTGCCAAATAAGCACTATTTAAATCAAGAACCGATTCATCTGACAAATATAATGACCTGTAAATATgtataagatatatatacaaCAAATAATGAACATCTACCGTAACAATGAACCAAGGCACAGCACAACACTCTCAATTCACACTCTGTCTTATGAATACGACAAATAATGAACATGTACCATAACAATGAACCAAGGTATAGTGGGATTCTCTAAACTTACACTTTGAAGACAGAGTTGGACTTGCTGTCATTCCGCTGAGTATTTGCTCTGACGTATTCTTCCCATGTCCTCATGGCCGTGTAGAGAAGCTGATTGAATACTGGTGCTGAAAGAGTTAATCTGTATGTTGGAGAGATACAAAGCGATCCAAGAGAAATACATAGTCATAGAATACAAGAGGTGAAAGGTCTTCTAAACTGGTTAAGTAGCAAGGGGTGAAAGGTCATTCCAAAGTGTTTAGGCCTCacaaagtagaaaaaaaaagtaatgatatgTTCAATAAAACTTACTTGACATCTACGTAGTCTACCGTTGGTAGGGTACTGAAGGGCAAGAAGAATGTGAGTTGCCAGAGGAAGTAGTGGTTGCACACCATGTTCTTCAGATCATCCTGAAATCAATCATAAAACAGAGAAAGATACCGTGTCATTACTCTACATTGATGAGGTCTTCCGCCTTGATCTTccttcttgttctttttctttttcttttttttttttgggggggggaatattCCGCTTCCTTCCatcctgaagattcttgcagatatTAGTCAgctgtttttgtatgtgtgtgtgtatgtatgtatgtctgtttgttgtttgttttgttggacCACTTTGCCTAGATTTCATCCGGCTCTTCACAAGAGAAGTGCATGGATGCTCATCCTGCATATAGCATGGATTTGAGCACAGGAAAacaattaacatttttactatTTCTTTGATAGAAATGTGTCGCAATATACAGGGAAAACAGTAATCTTCATGAAACCTGCATTAACACTAAAAACAGTACGAAATATTGCAAAGAAGTAACAGTTGGAATCTCGGCATATATTTCACATTACTTTGTGGCATGATGACGAATTAACGGTGACAGTGACATTTTGATTTGTGATAGGTCAGGACTAAGAAATGCCCACCTTGCACTGTACCAGGATGTTGTCCATTCCACATGTGACATACTCCACTCCAAATTCTGCCAGGTTTTTCCTACAATAGGGAAAACAAGATGACATAATATGCATTACAAACTTCACCAACACTTAAAAACCTTCCAAAGTGAGGCTGAGTCTATCTTAAAATCACCAACAGAGGGAGCTCCATAAGCATTGTATATTATCAAAGCATTCCTGCTACAATGATCTGTAAAATTCAGCAGCAAAATGGCACAATCCAGGGTGAAATTAGACAAAGTTCCAAAGTATTCTAAAGAGCCCCCAAAAATCtaaaacagagaaacaaaacaatcttATATGCAGATCAAAGTATGTCAAAACGTGATGGAATTATTCCATCACTGGTGCCAAGATGCCCCTAAAATTGCTTTTTAAGGATTACATTTCACAACTGATTGTCTCGGATTTCCAATAATCTTGCATTTCCGTAACTCAGTAAGCTTGTAATACTACATCAGCACTGCACATGTATGCAACAAATACAAAATCCAACCAAGAAACACCGGTATAATACACTCGAGTGTCATACTCACAGATTTCTCTTCTTCAAGTTCTTCCGGCCTTCTTTCTCTGAATCTGTTTCCGATGACCCAGATGACCCTGTACCTGACCCTGTGCCCGACATCGTACCTGACCCCTGACCGGACCCTGAGTTCGGTGAGCTTGGACCCACGCTTCCCTGTTGGGGTGAAGGTCAAAGGGAAAGACTTGTTAAAAAACCAGTAAGACATGAAATTTATGTGTCCATTCATATAATATTTCACACAGTATCAATCTGTAACCGTGTTTTATCCAAGGACATACACAAGTCATTTTGTCCCCAACGAACATTCAATGTAAACCACTGTGTTTTGTCCATACTCTTCAAATCTCACAATAATATCCATGTCAGTATATGGATTTTGAAGTGTCTCTAACACTGAGAATCCAAAAAGTTCTTCTGATAAGGGAATGTATATTTGTTATGAGTGATAACTGCATTTTCATTAACGATTcgtaatacaatgtactgtaatttTCTTTGAGCATTTGATGTTATAAGAATTCTGTACCTCTGGAATCATTCCGTCATCGCTTTCGTTGACTGGCGTGTTGCTCCGTGAGGAGAAGGAGCCATCGTGATTACTGCCTCCATCCTTCAGGGTTGATTCAGAGCAACTGGAAGACTGGCTGTCTTCATGCACAGACGCGAGAGGTGAGAGCTGGTCATCGTCGTTAGGTGGAGACGCTGGTGGTACAAGCTCCATAACCATCTTGCTCCCCTGGAAGTGCGAGAGAACCCGGCGGAGGGGCAGTGTAAAGAGTCACGTCACCAAAAGCTGGGTGCCATCTGAACTACATTTACTGAACTCAGTTTTTTCAcagaacttcattttttttttggagggggggggggggaggggaggggaagaggaggatAAATTCAATCTAAAATCTAGTTTCTGCTGCAGTTTGGAAATACTCTGCGAGAGTACATAGGAAGTCAAAGAGATCTaggaaataaaacacaaaatacatcAGAAAGTTAGAGGTAAATCCTTAAATCTTCCTGGTTGATTTACAAAAAGCAAATGAAAAGCATCCAATTCAAGATGGATTACCTAAATTAGCTCTGCAAACACTACCGTCAGCCAGATGAAGTGAATATTAATGACCTTCAGTAGTATCTCTACACCTTTAATTCTGAATATGTGTTAGGATCACAAGTGGTACTGTTGAGGGTTTACATGCATGTTTCTACGGGCCCCCTGTCATACCTCATCACTTGTTGACCCCGAACCACAATGCAAATCCTTGTGGGAGGGTTCGCCGATGCACGTCTTGTCAGCCTCGTGGGATGTAGGGGGCGTGATTGGGTCCACCTTCTCCTTAATAACCTTCATTTTCGTCTCTTCCTGCTTCCTTCTCAGGTACATCACCATCTTGGAGGAGCTCTGTGGGTAGGGGCAAAATCAAAAGTCTATCAACCTCCATACTGCATTTATCGTATATCCAGATGACTTGAATATCTGTTTGAAGGACGAGTTCACTGTGATAAACATGCGGATCACTGGATTGAGAGATTCCAGCAATATCAgaagagcacatcagtgaaacttCAAGGAAacaaaagttatacattttttaagtttctgtgcagtcactgttggatgagaagactactacagcttgtgatgccACATGCGTAGAAACTTtgcaaattcataactttggaatggaatgtccaattttccttcaacttttgctgatgtgttctattgataATGATGCATTCATGTAATCCACACCTTGTCCTTTAATCTTTTTCCTACATAAAGTCAAATTTTTGGCAGAGACACCAAAATGCAAACAGTTCCTAAATTATGCTGGTCCTACTGATTTTTAATGGTACCATCCCTATGTTGGAAGCCGTCCCAATTCTTTTAAAATATATGTACAAAAACCCTTAGTATTAGAGTCAGAAGTTTCCTATTTTTGCATCAGACTGCACACATCTTTGGAGGTAAAAAAGAATGACAGCATACACTTTCAATATCCAATTGCCTAGGTTTCCAGTGGTTCAATTGACACATAAAAtaaattcacttttttgacagatttaatgaaaaattgttttcaGATTTGAGCTCCACAGATACATTATATCCACTcttatgttgaaaaataaacatgatCTGTCAGGCAAGATAACTGGAAATTTGAACTCGAGCGCTTTAAGACTTAAATTGTTAATTCATCTGTCGATCCAAACACGAGTCATTAGGTTTTTGTTTGCTATGGAAAGAATAGTGTGACTTAGATCGCCAATATCTACTGCCACTCACCGTGTCTTTGTACATTAGGTGCAACACTTGCAGAAAGGATGACAGCCATTTTCcctgcaaaagaaattagtagAGCATCCTTCATTACAATTCCATACATATAGCTCCAggaatacacaataaaaaactcTGCAAAGGTATTCTCAAAGGATTTGTGAATTTAATGCagcattaaaacaaaaatgacaaaagctCTACTAAACTGTATTAATTTTCTGCTGGTACATGAGacagcataaaaatgaaaagtgaATTTCTTTCAATGCACGTTCCATAAACAAATGCAAATGTATAGCACAAACCATCATAAAGaacaatcctttcaaaattgatttcttcACATGGGCCACTCTTTATTTACCACATAATCTGTAAAACAATTTATTTACCACATAATCAGTCAAACAATTTATATTTCACATGTTGATATCAATATCACAGAAATAGAGTAACATAGTTTTCTGAAGTGAAGATTGATTACTGAGCAGTCTTACCCCTTCACTTCTCCTACAAAGGTCCTTCAGCACACCATGGAATCCGCATGCAAAGAGATTTCTGCGAGGAGAAATTCAACACATTCCAGATGACTCCGGTGAGTGGCACTCATCAACAGTGAAGCAGCAGTAGAGAGCTCGAACGGAATCTTTTTCTTCTATAAACACACTCTGTTATTCACTCTTCTCTCTCATGTACTTATGTAACACTGTTGCTGACACTTCTTaacgttatcatcatcatctactGTCATATACTGTTATTCAATATGATAATCAGGTATCCTTCTAAGTGGAGTGTATTGCATTTTTAGTATCAAAATTAAAGAGCTGTAGCATTACTtgattcattattatcataccgctataattattgtcattatctttGATATGCACGAATATGAATTCTACACATCGCAAGAGTAAAAAGTACACACATCCAAACACATAAGAATGCTCATAAAATAAGGAAAAGTAATATTTTCCCCTACAGCTCATAAGGGTGATCCTATGTCtaacattttttcataattatcctaacGAACATCAGCAACTCAAAGCATAATCCACTGGTTATTATTGGCAAATGAGCCCCTAGCTGTTTCTTACATAATTGATTGGGACATGATTAGACATGTCGCACCTGACCTGCATGCATTCTAAACACAGGAAGAACAGAAAAACAGTATAAAACGATGACTGAAGTTTGTACATTCTTGGCGCTGACACGTAAAACATCATCCCACTCTCAATCACTCACGAGAAATAACACTTCTCAAACTCACCTGATGATCATGTCATTGTTTAGGCTTCCCACCATGTAGCGCTCGTAACTCACATACAGCACATTCCTCAGGAGGGTGAGGCAGTTGCTGAGCGTTTCCGCATTCGTTTTATTGATCGGATAACTTCCCGCCTACGATGATGTGAAAGGACAAAGGAAGGAACACAGACAGTCATGATAAACGTGGAACACAATGAAGTTGACCTCTACCACAAGGACGGCAGAACTACATCATCTGAGTGAATAACTCATGAACTTTGCTTCCAGCCATTTTCTTCAACAACTCTACATAACTTGAATAAGAAAATCTGACACTTTTTGTACATCAAGCATGTTACGAGACtgaaaactgaaactgaaaatacTTTCATTTGAACACAGtgtcaaaacaaattaaaaaaattgaaatatatggcctccagcaacactttgtggcagaggcataaagaccaaactacaaatgtatgtatcaaagcAGCATAATCCATTTATAAATCATGAAGCAAAAACGTACTTCAAGTAGTCAAGGAGTCAGGTAAGCACTCcaacaatttccttttttttttctttttacatccATGGAAACAACAGGATCACAAGGCATTTGCctagagaaaagaaaagtggtTGACAAACTAATCCCTTCAAATGAAAAGCAATAGAGATCACACGTGCTACTGAGAAGTATCCAAGGGCTCCTTCCCAACCCCAGGGCTGTTTTTAGCCAGGAAACGCAAACGCAACTTAACAAGGCCACCGATAGCCATGGCAACTGGCTGACTCACCTCTTCGATGATGAGCGCCATCTGGCTGACGAAGGCAGCAATGACGTTGGCCTGCGTGAACTCCTTCTTGATAGTCTCCAGCATCTTCTGGAGCTCATGCCGCTGCTGGTAGTCCTGCTTCGTCAGCTTCTTCACTATGGGCATAATCACCTCCAGTGGCATAGACAGGTGCATTAGCAGCCTAAGAGAGGGGGAGAAGGTGTAAGGCGTGGCTGTCTGGGTGTGGTCGCACAGGTGAAGATTGAGCTTTGAGGCAGCTTTTAAGACTGAATCTTTCATTAGCATGCAGGAATTCATTTAAACTGAGGGTTTCTGAATACTTGAACATCAACCTGACTGTATACTTCAGAATAAATTCAATATAAAACACAGAATGGAAAAATCATAAGGGAAGTAAGTGGATATAATCTTTTCTTGGTATCTATATAATGTCAaaggagaaaaaggagaaaaggacTTGGGATAGCATGAATTAGAGAAAAATAACAGAACAGCATAAATGAAATGATGGGGTGGAAGAATTTCTTACCTCACAATGGCATCAAACACATCTGGATAGTCTTGGGAATGGCACAAGATTGGGATCAGATCCTATGGGATGAAAGAGAGGGGAACAGTCACAATCTAGTAAGTAACATTGTTTTATTGTCATCAGTCACTGATGTCAGTGTGCCACTACGTACAGATATTCCTATTTATACAGTAGTTTATATACCCAAGTAAGCATATGACTCAAATAGCACACCATTTTCACCTCTATAATAGCTGCCATGCACAGTCAAAATGTATGAACCACAGACATTCTTGAAGAGTAATAAGCAAAGTCGAGATGGTCATCAGACATGCATGAAAAGAGAGCAAGCAGAATGTGATATTTCTCCACTGAACAGGTAAAAggtttatttttcatcaaagcaGACACTACCACATTATGATTATCAAAATATTGGATTTATCGATAGTGTTGGTCCATGAGTTGAGAAAATGAGGTagtcttttcctttctttatttcaGTGTTATCCCTGCCAGCCCCCACATACAAGAGACTTAAGTACCCCACCATTATTGACGTGATTCTCACTAGATATGGCGATACTGTCAAAGATGTATTTTCAAGAGGAGGTGGGTTGGGGAGTTGCATCATTCTGTTCCTATAGATTCAAGCAGTTTGTGACCCTCTTTCCAACAGGATGTTCCCCCAAAGCATGTGGTCAAAACCTATATCCacatttaaaggtagggaatcccatttgcatgccttaaatgaagagttgtataaatacagtggtatgttgaagagagtatcattctagaaactcccataaagttttgaaagtggaaggtaacatttagtacatttttattgaccgttagattttgaattgaatttttttcggggctcaccgtaaattccagtacattactaggctacctttgcagacccatgcactgcatgtgtgtccatcatgtatattttgtgaagaaagttcatcaaaacttacaagcatttctatatacattcttgccacacactctatatatgttattacatcagctcttatacttttagatttgtgtttatagataaaaaaaaaaaatacagaagactgcaatgaaaaggcttaagtgtggctgacacacagaactactgagcagttgagttttgtgcattattcaaattgtagataactgttgacttccaaatttctcagcagtggcctaaacaagtcccctgaggttcatatttaatgttttgctgcattttgggaggtctgtaaaaggtatcccctacctttaaaggactGGGCTCAAACTTACCATCTG
The Diadema setosum chromosome 21, eeDiaSeto1, whole genome shotgun sequence DNA segment above includes these coding regions:
- the LOC140244192 gene encoding protein timeless-like, with translation MEWLIMVSGLSATATNLGYQEDSKYVIAEECYDSLEQILSSIMQESKVTCQARRNIGNSRLIQMDLIPILCHSQDYPDVFDAIVRLLMHLSMPLEVIMPIVKKLTKQDYQQRHELQKMLETIKKEFTQANVIAAFVSQMALIIEEAGSYPINKTNAETLSNCLTLLRNVLYVSYERYMVGSLNNDMIIRNLFACGFHGVLKDLCRRSEGGKWLSSFLQVLHLMYKDTSSSKMVMYLRRKQEETKMKVIKEKVDPITPPTSHEADKTCIGEPSHKDLHCGSGSTSDEGSKMVMELVPPASPPNDDDQLSPLASVHEDSQSSSCSESTLKDGGSNHDGSFSSRSNTPVNESDDGMIPEGSVGPSSPNSGSGQGSGTMSGTGSGTGSSGSSETDSEKEGRKNLKKRNLKNLAEFGVEYVTCGMDNILVQCKDDLKNMVCNHYFLWQLTFFLPFSTLPTVDYVDVKLTLSAPVFNQLLYTAMRTWEEYVRANTQRNDSKSNSVFKVLSLQMSTLRQMLNAIQQFTTNPQSTDAIHMKTVLATIALTKAVRSFYLLLIRKFEPQQQTLAFLREIIMGNDLTLRIINQVQHIHRPEWGKLDMASHVRKFASRPIMRVYNYMLSKFSQNSLQENEVVMTMMHHIAVDIQNPEVLFQIPILTTFACLWESGSGHISKQSQKLIDYIVHEFCVLGCMHKEKCLQMVTLIDDIAPRKRKHETSESENGKSKKFNFKVTGNVKGLYVPRDESDSECDGPEDEGPSMMAKPVEKTTVADCIAALKEKGFEDEIRELQGILLEICYFKLNCPKVHVGEPHIWHCCSDGKSVPIIPFTEKEEAVQSEPHFRSLLHKLGLHTSQDTGRLHPSVPTFWTSDMCYKTACDLGPINKANLKFEMDQADKIPDEFKETTGLTQEGVMLGLEDLDLGKDFLDISAPKSGSNSVYFEVPKRMWCNVIKRANMGKVE